Proteins encoded by one window of Teretinema zuelzerae:
- a CDS encoding cyclic nucleotide-binding domain-containing protein: MKSVPIVCKTASSIQAFRTACEKFGGEFIPVRLDKRDQIISYFNYELPEIKIIDFGDPDLDAESLMEVIHSDPWLLFGGIIAIAHDQKQKTAIEKKKDPNILLVLTRPNFEDNAERILRILTQNQQFLFNRGMQQQMNTNETGSFTCDNDPTDILFYCNLITGYLYSTNRINDEGRSAVQGALMELLLNAVEHGNCKISYDEKTAWLTEGKNMLDLIKAKSMHPDAITKKVYISYEISNMRTRISVRDDGEGFDWRKRLSGEMTAGLHGMGIKLAESFVSGISYNAIGNEASFEIANQRNEINLMPAIWQEQQVLTFGDKQIVCRENEPSNDLYFIRSGKYAVYYQRKLVSVLTPNDMFIGEMAFLLNDRRSATIISIGTGTLVKIPKMEFISLIRAHPHYGIFLSRLLAQRLARQSNQTVMIREEFNKVKTELDKMRAPGM; encoded by the coding sequence ATGAAAAGTGTGCCCATAGTCTGCAAAACAGCTTCATCGATCCAGGCCTTCCGTACAGCCTGCGAAAAGTTCGGAGGAGAGTTCATCCCGGTCCGCCTGGATAAGAGGGATCAGATAATTTCCTATTTCAATTATGAACTCCCGGAAATTAAAATCATAGACTTCGGAGATCCGGACCTCGACGCCGAAAGCCTGATGGAAGTTATTCATTCCGATCCGTGGCTGCTGTTCGGCGGAATCATCGCGATCGCCCACGACCAGAAGCAGAAAACGGCGATCGAAAAAAAGAAGGATCCGAACATTCTGCTCGTGCTGACCCGTCCAAATTTCGAAGATAACGCCGAGCGCATCCTGCGAATTCTGACCCAGAACCAGCAGTTCCTCTTCAACCGCGGAATGCAGCAGCAGATGAATACGAACGAGACAGGCTCCTTCACCTGCGACAATGATCCGACGGATATTCTGTTCTACTGCAACCTTATCACCGGTTATCTGTACAGCACTAACCGGATAAACGACGAGGGCAGGTCCGCCGTGCAGGGCGCCCTCATGGAGCTCCTGCTGAACGCGGTCGAGCACGGAAACTGCAAAATATCCTACGATGAAAAAACCGCCTGGCTCACCGAGGGAAAAAACATGCTCGACCTTATCAAGGCGAAAAGCATGCACCCGGACGCCATCACAAAAAAAGTATACATCTCCTACGAAATATCGAACATGCGGACGCGCATCTCCGTGCGCGACGACGGAGAAGGCTTCGACTGGAGAAAGCGGCTCTCGGGAGAGATGACCGCCGGACTTCACGGCATGGGCATAAAGCTCGCCGAATCGTTCGTCTCCGGAATTTCGTACAACGCTATCGGCAACGAAGCGTCTTTCGAGATAGCGAACCAGCGGAACGAAATCAACCTGATGCCCGCGATCTGGCAGGAGCAGCAGGTGCTCACCTTCGGCGACAAGCAGATCGTGTGCCGGGAAAACGAACCCTCGAACGACCTCTACTTCATCCGCTCCGGCAAGTACGCCGTCTATTATCAGCGCAAGCTCGTTTCAGTGCTGACCCCCAACGATATGTTCATCGGGGAGATGGCCTTTCTGCTGAACGACCGGCGCTCCGCGACTATTATCTCCATCGGAACGGGAACCCTGGTGAAAATACCCAAAATGGAATTCATCTCCCTGATACGCGCGCATCCGCACTACGGCATCTTCCTTTCCCGCCTTCTCGCGCAGCGCCTCGCGCGTCAGTCCAACCAGACCGTCATGATCCGCGAAGAATTCAACAAGGTGAAAACGGAGCTGGACAAGATGCGGGCGCCGGGAATGTAG
- a CDS encoding PD-(D/E)XK nuclease family protein, with protein sequence MTPEKIAVSVPDLETASPYLRREFELRDIPFELRTGEPLGSRPAGRIFRLINECVSSGFSFSAMKALLLNRAIPWKHGGMRERLVEFGIRNHCVASWSENGETLDIWAEAFKTPNKADPGDWLLRDWYRLLRNRATSLCSAKDFPEIRRQWFAFRRDLLNIEEMSPADNDVLARCIEELSSLERLGALYPELAPRDAFSFFANLLEEVQYVSQRSPGGVSVFPWRVAAGTPFERHFILDASQDNATVLYRQLPFLREDKRLDLFLMDTDASASFFEIYRGQGTAVFSFAERSFTGYRTVHGHFANGAALADESARADDPYEAERLFRAGASAPRRLYPIQKKSIAEWNRVSRNRGFSFLKEAFENQSEAVSGLIDEKKTTDGRVRVSQSDLSEYGLCRTKWFLNRLAGIEVSDSDAELMNDRNLGLVYHSVLKDLYEKIRTEDGVFVGERRNEYLSWAENIAQTAASGHAEFNGPLAQPIIDSLIRRILEGIAKILDKDAEFLDGFVPEFLEERLTLEQKGALLNGVIDRISRDPADNALVIIDYKSGKAVSGKRYIPDEENRIGDFQIPMYIRLAEQSPESPYLGQRVEYAWFASIRDGAFKPIVQGEGISMGRLRPVSDRDGFEPTMEAFDRMVDFFEDGIRRRDFTRPEDLSWAVCQSCDYRRVCRAVYSVAPGLD encoded by the coding sequence TTGACCCCGGAAAAAATCGCCGTAAGCGTTCCGGATCTGGAAACGGCGAGCCCCTATCTCCGCAGGGAATTCGAACTTAGAGACATTCCCTTCGAACTGAGAACCGGCGAGCCTCTCGGCTCCCGCCCGGCGGGAAGAATCTTCCGGCTGATCAACGAATGCGTATCCTCGGGATTTTCCTTTTCCGCGATGAAGGCGCTGCTTTTAAACCGCGCGATTCCGTGGAAGCACGGAGGAATGCGCGAACGGCTCGTCGAATTCGGCATCCGCAACCACTGCGTTGCTTCGTGGTCGGAAAACGGCGAAACGCTGGACATCTGGGCGGAAGCATTCAAGACCCCGAACAAGGCCGACCCCGGAGACTGGCTGCTCCGGGACTGGTACCGCCTCCTCCGAAACCGCGCGACGTCTCTTTGCTCGGCAAAGGATTTTCCGGAAATCCGCAGGCAGTGGTTCGCCTTCAGGCGAGACCTGTTGAATATCGAGGAGATGAGCCCTGCCGACAACGACGTGCTCGCCCGATGCATCGAAGAACTGTCCTCTCTTGAGCGGCTGGGAGCTCTCTACCCCGAACTCGCTCCCCGCGACGCCTTTTCCTTTTTCGCGAACCTGCTCGAAGAAGTTCAGTACGTGAGCCAGCGATCTCCCGGGGGAGTGAGCGTATTTCCCTGGCGCGTAGCCGCGGGAACTCCCTTCGAGCGGCACTTCATACTGGACGCGAGCCAGGACAACGCCACCGTACTCTATCGCCAGCTGCCCTTCCTCCGCGAAGACAAGAGGCTTGATCTCTTTCTCATGGACACCGACGCTTCCGCTTCCTTTTTCGAGATATACCGGGGACAGGGAACGGCTGTTTTCAGTTTCGCCGAGCGAAGCTTTACCGGCTATCGAACGGTTCACGGGCATTTCGCCAACGGAGCCGCGCTCGCGGACGAATCCGCGCGGGCGGACGATCCCTACGAGGCGGAACGCCTGTTTCGAGCGGGGGCAAGCGCTCCGCGAAGGCTCTATCCGATCCAGAAAAAGAGCATAGCGGAATGGAACAGGGTGAGCCGCAACCGCGGTTTCTCGTTTTTAAAAGAAGCGTTCGAAAACCAATCGGAAGCGGTATCCGGCCTTATCGATGAGAAAAAGACGACGGACGGCCGCGTGAGAGTCAGCCAGAGCGACCTCTCCGAATACGGGCTTTGCCGAACAAAATGGTTTTTAAACCGGCTCGCCGGAATCGAGGTAAGCGATTCCGACGCCGAGCTGATGAACGACAGGAACCTGGGCCTCGTGTACCACAGCGTTCTCAAGGATCTCTACGAAAAAATCCGCACGGAAGACGGAGTCTTCGTCGGCGAGCGGAGGAACGAATATCTTTCCTGGGCCGAGAACATCGCGCAAACGGCGGCCTCGGGCCACGCCGAATTCAACGGACCGTTAGCCCAGCCCATCATCGATTCCCTGATCAGGCGCATCCTCGAAGGAATCGCGAAAATACTCGACAAGGACGCCGAATTCCTGGACGGCTTCGTTCCGGAATTTCTGGAGGAACGGCTGACGCTCGAACAAAAAGGCGCCCTCCTCAACGGAGTCATCGACCGTATTTCGCGAGATCCCGCGGACAACGCCCTCGTCATCATCGATTATAAAAGCGGCAAGGCGGTATCGGGAAAACGCTACATTCCGGACGAAGAAAACAGGATCGGCGATTTTCAGATTCCGATGTACATCAGGCTCGCGGAACAGTCTCCGGAAAGCCCCTACCTGGGGCAACGCGTGGAATACGCCTGGTTCGCGAGCATCAGGGACGGGGCCTTCAAGCCCATCGTCCAGGGAGAAGGAATTTCCATGGGCCGGCTGCGTCCCGTTTCCGACCGCGACGGCTTCGAACCGACTATGGAAGCCTTCGACCGCATGGTGGATTTTTTCGAGGATGGAATCAGGCGGAGGGACTTCACCCGGCCGGAAGATCTATCCTGGGCCGTCTGCCAAAGCTGCGACTACCGCAGAGTCTGCCGCGCCGTATATTCGGTCGCGCCGGGACTTGACTGA
- a CDS encoding UvrD-helicase domain-containing protein, which produces MKSCTEYIDELAPSQREAARIGKNAVIAAGAGSGKTRVLAARYLHLVVERKIPPKEILALTFTKKAASEMYGRIYNTLQNASDPEAQEAVANFHEARITTIDSFCNSIARDACRRYGISPDFTIDAAQTSALARELALPFYLERRKSPAIRHLLRANTQQTIADELFAKTMIEHSPVSSPIDFAALFEAQSREISREFARACGEIARTVDALEGLEGGTGNPWSEMKELIPCAPAIPEENDRDGIRELAAFLIKLTKIPFRAGKNEAVMEAKELIQEIKKKTLPDYLALANFLLNKEVIRETGSLLAEFQELFHREKRKRSLMTFADVSRLAVDALRDDHDLRKAVKESISSIMIDEFQDDNELQRNLLFLIAEKPDRCADGIPEPQDLKPEGLFFVGDEKQSIYRFRGADVSVFRALARDFAGEDTPALGTNYRTEAALIDTFNRIFPSVFLNPAFYTEQAFPLYEAEFSPIIAHRDTAGLSPRMEALLVRKDVFPENDPRCLSPHETEAAEVASRIQELVSLGTPVRAEDGIRPCAWDDIAILFRSTTRQYLYERELRSRGIPYQAESLRGLFGDAPVNDLYAFLRLAVYPADDEAYAVVLRGPLAGISDLAVAEALMARRGGQQDAAGKTFPAELASRVSDNDAAGLSRLREIFEWLRENADRKPAAELVSHLWYDRGYRQVILEDPALHHYLELYDYFFELARTADAKGETLAVFLDRVAQMMANEIQVTDLDIPVERHGGVRLMTVHKSKGLEFPIVFLVDCGNQGREAGNSDAVYWSDAEGASINSGAPEDLPQAGSNWFYLKAKEEERLRTEAEIRRLLYVAMTRAETLLFASGVLSIGEEEEAAEPEEDSAHGTTVAGAEAREALPEAALIELVAAYFDKKETTAQKKGEKRRSRTFFDFLLKAWLAGPVEGAKLADIPPRMREARKAADRAQRTLLFKPEEIPESAYQKGPRERFAATALHGLRHENAIAANPDGEQTTPQQSEPPADPIDALLDENGVTAAEFGTWAHRAIEARFLGLQAFLPEALAPALESMAARFLESPLGAEAAAAQWRESEYAFITRWELDDGSGGGKRSVSVSGQMDLVFDRGDAVVVVDYKTDRIEDPALHAEQLAVYRKAAADLRGKKAETWLFYLRSGNAVLVEG; this is translated from the coding sequence ATGAAAAGCTGCACGGAATATATCGACGAACTGGCGCCTTCGCAGCGGGAGGCGGCGCGCATCGGAAAAAACGCCGTCATCGCGGCGGGAGCGGGCTCGGGAAAAACGAGGGTGCTCGCCGCGCGCTATCTCCATCTCGTCGTCGAACGGAAAATCCCTCCCAAGGAAATTCTCGCGCTCACCTTCACGAAAAAGGCCGCGTCCGAAATGTACGGCCGCATCTATAACACGCTTCAGAACGCCTCCGATCCGGAAGCGCAGGAGGCGGTCGCGAATTTTCACGAAGCGAGAATCACCACAATCGATTCCTTCTGCAACTCGATCGCCCGCGATGCCTGCAGGCGGTACGGCATATCTCCCGATTTCACGATAGACGCGGCCCAGACGAGCGCTCTCGCCCGGGAGCTCGCCCTGCCCTTTTATCTCGAACGCAGAAAGTCGCCCGCGATCCGCCACCTGCTGCGCGCCAACACCCAGCAGACGATAGCAGACGAACTGTTCGCCAAAACGATGATCGAACACTCGCCGGTATCCTCGCCCATCGATTTCGCCGCCCTGTTCGAGGCGCAGTCGCGCGAGATAAGCCGCGAGTTCGCCCGCGCCTGCGGAGAAATCGCGCGTACCGTCGACGCCCTCGAAGGGCTCGAGGGCGGAACGGGAAACCCCTGGTCCGAAATGAAAGAACTGATTCCCTGCGCTCCGGCGATCCCCGAAGAAAACGACCGGGACGGAATCCGGGAGCTTGCGGCTTTTCTTATTAAGCTGACGAAAATCCCCTTCCGCGCGGGAAAGAACGAAGCGGTGATGGAAGCGAAAGAGCTGATCCAGGAGATAAAGAAAAAAACGCTTCCCGATTATCTCGCCCTCGCGAATTTCCTGTTGAACAAGGAGGTCATCCGGGAAACCGGCTCTCTGCTCGCGGAATTCCAGGAGCTCTTCCACCGCGAAAAGCGGAAACGATCGCTCATGACTTTCGCTGACGTATCCCGGCTCGCGGTAGACGCGCTCAGGGACGATCACGACCTGCGGAAGGCGGTTAAGGAATCGATCAGTTCGATCATGATCGACGAATTCCAGGACGACAACGAACTCCAGAGGAATCTGCTCTTTTTAATCGCCGAAAAACCGGACCGCTGCGCGGACGGAATTCCCGAACCTCAGGACCTCAAGCCCGAAGGCCTCTTTTTCGTCGGAGACGAAAAGCAATCGATATACCGGTTCCGAGGCGCGGACGTTTCGGTGTTCAGGGCTCTCGCCCGCGACTTCGCCGGAGAAGACACTCCCGCGCTGGGAACGAACTATCGCACTGAAGCGGCCCTCATCGACACCTTCAACCGGATTTTTCCGTCGGTATTCCTCAATCCCGCATTCTATACTGAACAGGCGTTTCCGCTCTACGAAGCCGAATTCTCTCCGATCATCGCTCACCGCGATACGGCAGGGCTTTCTCCGCGGATGGAAGCCCTCCTCGTCCGAAAGGACGTCTTCCCTGAAAACGATCCGCGTTGTCTTTCGCCCCACGAAACCGAAGCGGCGGAAGTCGCCTCCAGAATCCAGGAACTCGTCTCCCTCGGAACCCCGGTACGGGCGGAAGACGGGATCCGGCCCTGCGCATGGGACGACATCGCGATACTCTTCCGCTCCACGACGAGGCAGTATCTCTACGAGCGGGAGCTCCGCTCGCGCGGCATCCCCTATCAGGCGGAAAGCCTCCGCGGCCTTTTCGGCGACGCGCCGGTAAACGATCTCTACGCCTTTCTCCGCCTTGCCGTCTACCCCGCAGACGACGAAGCCTACGCGGTGGTTCTTCGCGGACCGCTCGCCGGCATTTCAGACCTCGCCGTCGCCGAGGCGCTTATGGCAAGGCGCGGCGGGCAGCAGGACGCGGCAGGGAAAACCTTTCCGGCGGAACTTGCATCCCGGGTGTCCGATAACGACGCCGCCGGCCTTTCCCGATTAAGGGAGATATTCGAGTGGCTCAGGGAGAACGCGGACCGGAAGCCTGCGGCGGAGCTCGTCAGCCATCTGTGGTACGACCGGGGCTACCGCCAGGTCATCCTCGAAGACCCCGCCCTTCATCATTATCTCGAACTCTACGATTATTTCTTCGAACTCGCGCGGACTGCGGACGCCAAAGGAGAAACGCTCGCGGTCTTCCTCGACCGGGTCGCGCAGATGATGGCGAACGAAATTCAGGTGACGGATCTCGACATCCCGGTCGAACGCCACGGCGGCGTAAGGCTCATGACGGTGCATAAAAGCAAGGGCCTGGAATTCCCGATCGTATTCCTCGTCGACTGCGGAAACCAGGGCCGGGAAGCAGGTAATTCCGACGCCGTATATTGGTCTGACGCCGAGGGAGCGTCGATCAATTCGGGAGCTCCCGAGGATCTCCCGCAGGCGGGCTCGAACTGGTTCTACCTCAAGGCTAAGGAAGAGGAACGGCTGAGAACCGAAGCCGAAATACGCCGTCTCCTCTATGTCGCCATGACCCGCGCGGAAACCCTCCTTTTTGCGTCCGGAGTGCTGTCCATCGGCGAGGAGGAGGAAGCCGCCGAACCGGAAGAAGACAGCGCGCACGGCACTACCGTCGCCGGCGCAGAAGCGAGGGAAGCGCTTCCGGAAGCCGCCCTCATTGAGCTTGTCGCCGCCTACTTCGATAAAAAGGAAACGACGGCCCAGAAAAAAGGCGAAAAGCGGAGAAGCCGAACCTTTTTCGACTTCCTCCTCAAAGCCTGGCTTGCAGGCCCGGTGGAAGGAGCGAAACTCGCGGACATCCCCCCGAGAATGCGCGAAGCGAGAAAGGCCGCGGATCGCGCACAACGGACGCTGCTATTCAAACCCGAAGAAATCCCCGAATCGGCGTATCAGAAGGGACCGCGCGAGCGCTTCGCCGCGACGGCCCTGCACGGCTTGCGCCACGAAAACGCGATAGCCGCGAATCCCGACGGCGAACAGACGACGCCGCAGCAATCGGAACCGCCGGCCGATCCCATCGATGCCCTCCTCGATGAAAACGGAGTTACGGCAGCGGAGTTCGGAACCTGGGCGCACCGGGCGATAGAAGCGCGCTTCCTCGGCTTGCAGGCCTTCCTGCCGGAGGCGCTCGCCCCGGCCCTCGAATCGATGGCGGCGCGTTTCCTGGAATCGCCGCTCGGAGCCGAGGCCGCCGCGGCGCAATGGCGGGAGAGCGAATACGCCTTCATCACCCGCTGGGAGCTCGACGACGGAAGCGGCGGCGGAAAACGGAGCGTCTCCGTCTCCGGACAGATGGACCTCGTGTTCGACAGGGGCGACGCGGTCGTGGTTGTAGACTACAAAACAGACCGGATCGAAGACCCCGCTCTTCATGCCGAACAGCTGGCCGTCTACCGGAAGGCGGCTGCCGACCTTCGCGGAAAAAAGGCCGAAACCTGGCTCTTCTACCTCCGCAGCGGAAACGCCGTCCTCGTGGAAGGCTGA
- a CDS encoding sugar ABC transporter ATP-binding protein, whose translation MSEALLRATHISKSFSMVQALSDVNFDLQKGEVHALLGENGAGKSTLMKIFSGVYIKDEGELFIKGQQTELHTPAQAQALGIGIIHQELNLCRHLTVAENIFLGREQTALGVTKTKEQNRRAQELLDRLNVDLDPRALVRELPVSKQQMVEICKTLSMNADIIIMDEPTSALTDKEIDDLFRIIHELKKQGKGIVYISHRLEELSRITDRITILRDGKFISTHQFGDVTLPEIIAKMVGRNLKEKFPRIESIPGKTVLEVKNLNAGKSVRNVSFEVRQGEILGLAGLMGAGRTETIRALFGADKKDSGTIELEGRVTDIRQPSDAIRAGIFAVPEDRKHDGLCVKLSVLDNLTIPNLDMVSVGGVLNRKKAAALANRMVQNLKIKTPHLNQYVRNLSGGNQQKIVVGKWLLRDAKIVMFDEPTRGIDVAAKVEIYNIMNELKKQGVGVLFVSSELPEILGMSDRVLVFCNGKITANLVTAQTNQEEILHYATRFE comes from the coding sequence ATGAGCGAAGCTCTGCTGAGGGCGACACATATTTCAAAATCATTTTCCATGGTACAGGCTCTTTCAGACGTGAACTTCGACCTGCAGAAGGGAGAGGTGCACGCCCTCCTCGGCGAAAACGGAGCGGGAAAATCCACGCTGATGAAGATTTTCTCCGGGGTGTACATCAAGGACGAGGGAGAGCTGTTCATAAAGGGACAGCAGACGGAGCTGCATACGCCGGCCCAGGCTCAAGCCCTGGGAATCGGAATCATTCATCAGGAATTGAATCTGTGCCGGCATTTAACCGTCGCGGAAAATATTTTCCTCGGACGCGAACAGACGGCTCTGGGCGTTACGAAAACGAAGGAACAGAACAGACGGGCGCAGGAACTACTGGACAGGCTCAACGTAGACCTCGATCCGCGCGCTCTTGTCCGCGAACTTCCGGTCTCGAAACAGCAGATGGTCGAAATCTGCAAGACGCTTTCGATGAACGCAGACATCATCATCATGGACGAACCGACTTCCGCGCTAACCGACAAGGAAATCGACGATCTGTTCAGGATCATCCACGAACTCAAAAAACAGGGAAAGGGAATCGTTTATATATCGCACCGGCTGGAAGAGCTTTCCCGCATAACGGACCGAATAACCATCCTACGCGACGGAAAGTTCATTTCGACCCATCAGTTCGGCGACGTTACTCTTCCGGAAATAATCGCGAAAATGGTCGGAAGAAACCTGAAGGAAAAATTTCCCAGAATCGAAAGCATTCCTGGCAAAACGGTGCTCGAAGTAAAGAACCTTAACGCCGGCAAAAGCGTCAGGAACGTGTCGTTCGAAGTAAGACAGGGGGAGATTCTCGGACTTGCAGGCTTGATGGGAGCGGGAAGGACGGAAACGATCCGCGCGCTGTTCGGGGCCGACAAAAAAGACAGCGGAACCATCGAGCTGGAAGGAAGAGTAACCGACATCCGTCAGCCTTCCGACGCGATCAGAGCTGGAATATTCGCGGTACCGGAAGACAGGAAGCACGACGGCCTTTGCGTGAAGCTTTCCGTTCTGGACAATCTCACCATTCCGAATCTCGACATGGTCTCGGTCGGCGGCGTTCTGAACCGTAAGAAGGCCGCGGCTCTCGCGAACCGGATGGTGCAGAACCTGAAAATCAAAACCCCGCACCTGAACCAATACGTCAGGAATCTTTCGGGCGGAAATCAGCAAAAGATCGTCGTGGGAAAATGGCTGCTCCGCGACGCCAAGATCGTGATGTTCGACGAACCGACGAGGGGAATCGACGTCGCCGCGAAGGTTGAAATCTATAACATCATGAACGAACTGAAAAAACAGGGCGTCGGAGTCCTGTTCGTATCATCGGAACTGCCCGAGATTCTCGGCATGTCGGACCGGGTGCTCGTGTTCTGCAACGGAAAGATAACAGCGAATCTCGTTACCGCGCAGACCAACCAGGAAGAAATACTGCATTACGCCACGCGTTTCGAATAA
- a CDS encoding ABC transporter permease produces the protein MAAIALGRPGVLKNLSRETKQLFSTFSGLFALVIIFSILSPYFLTVNNLLTVATQTAIIAIIAIGQTYVMITTGIDLSIGSNIALSGMVAGLAMTNGIPVWASMLLGLASGCLVGAINGVMIAWGRIPPFIATLGTMTAIRGVSLTLTQGIPVSSLPKSFTVIGTGNIAGLPIPVVLMVLLTVVFGFVLARTRLGRHVYATGSNIDAARLSGVDTKAVLVKVYVISGFLAAFAGLIMAARIISAQPAAGDGYELDAVASSVIGGTSTLGGEGMIAGTFIGAFIIGILRNGLNLVGVSPFIQKIIIGVVIVGSVFADRIKRKD, from the coding sequence ATGGCAGCAATCGCGCTCGGACGCCCCGGAGTCCTCAAAAATCTGTCCAGGGAAACGAAACAGCTTTTTTCGACCTTTTCGGGGCTTTTTGCCCTCGTTATCATTTTCTCGATACTGAGTCCGTACTTTCTGACGGTGAACAATCTTCTCACCGTGGCGACCCAGACCGCGATCATCGCCATCATCGCGATCGGTCAGACCTACGTCATGATCACCACCGGAATCGATCTTTCGATCGGCTCCAACATCGCGCTTTCGGGAATGGTCGCGGGCCTCGCCATGACGAACGGGATTCCCGTGTGGGCGAGCATGCTGCTCGGACTCGCCTCGGGCTGTCTGGTCGGTGCGATCAACGGCGTCATGATCGCCTGGGGCAGGATCCCGCCGTTCATCGCGACGCTCGGCACCATGACGGCGATCCGCGGAGTATCGCTTACCCTTACCCAGGGCATTCCCGTTTCCAGCCTGCCGAAATCCTTCACGGTCATCGGCACCGGAAATATCGCCGGCCTTCCGATACCGGTCGTCCTGATGGTTCTGTTGACAGTGGTTTTCGGCTTCGTCCTCGCCCGGACCCGGCTGGGCCGTCATGTGTACGCGACCGGCAGCAATATTGACGCAGCGCGCTTATCGGGAGTCGACACGAAGGCGGTTCTGGTCAAAGTCTATGTTATTTCCGGATTCCTCGCGGCCTTCGCGGGACTGATCATGGCGGCCAGGATCATCTCAGCCCAGCCTGCGGCGGGCGACGGCTACGAACTGGACGCGGTCGCCTCGTCTGTAATCGGGGGAACCAGCACTCTCGGAGGCGAAGGAATGATCGCGGGAACCTTTATCGGAGCGTTCATCATCGGAATCTTGAGAAACGGGCTCAACCTCGTGGGTGTATCCCCGTTCATACAGAAGATCATCATCGGAGTGGTCATCGTCGGCTCGGTCTTCGCGGATAGAATCAAGCGGAAGGACTAA
- a CDS encoding ABC transporter substrate-binding protein, translating into MKRAICAMLCVAMAFSSAVFAAGNKEAAGSGKIKITLITMDSIDEHWLKVKAGAEAKAAEMGNVELTFNAPPGKVDANVQLQMVEDAITKRADVIMLAPLNKDALSPGVEKAKAAGIKVIMVDSGVSTPKYDAFFATDNGAAARTAADTLAALLGGKGKIAIINAQAGAGTTMTRENEFKAQIKAKYPGIEIVGVQYSDGDKTKAMNQALDFMTANPALAGFYGCNEGSTVGLAQAVVQSGKAEKVKVVGFDFSNDTKALIQQKAIQATMVQNPYQMGYLGVDAGVRALKGEDFGGKTIDTGVTVATLENLSSIK; encoded by the coding sequence ATGAAAAGAGCAATCTGTGCAATGCTGTGCGTAGCCATGGCATTCAGCTCCGCGGTATTCGCCGCGGGGAACAAGGAAGCCGCAGGAAGCGGAAAAATCAAGATCACCCTGATCACGATGGATTCCATCGACGAGCACTGGCTCAAGGTCAAGGCGGGAGCGGAAGCGAAGGCGGCCGAGATGGGCAACGTAGAACTCACGTTCAACGCGCCTCCTGGAAAGGTCGACGCGAACGTACAGCTCCAGATGGTCGAGGATGCCATCACAAAGCGCGCCGACGTCATCATGCTCGCGCCTCTCAACAAGGACGCGCTGTCGCCCGGAGTCGAGAAGGCGAAGGCGGCCGGAATCAAGGTGATCATGGTCGATTCGGGAGTGAGCACACCCAAGTACGACGCGTTCTTCGCCACCGATAACGGAGCCGCGGCCCGCACCGCTGCCGACACCCTCGCAGCCCTTCTGGGCGGAAAGGGAAAGATCGCCATCATCAACGCACAGGCCGGAGCCGGAACCACGATGACCCGCGAGAACGAGTTCAAAGCCCAGATCAAGGCAAAATATCCCGGCATCGAAATCGTCGGCGTGCAGTATTCGGACGGAGACAAGACCAAGGCAATGAACCAGGCGCTGGACTTCATGACCGCGAATCCCGCGCTCGCAGGCTTCTACGGCTGCAACGAAGGCTCCACGGTCGGACTCGCCCAGGCAGTAGTGCAGAGCGGAAAAGCGGAAAAAGTGAAGGTAGTCGGATTCGATTTCTCGAACGACACCAAGGCTCTCATCCAGCAGAAGGCGATCCAAGCTACGATGGTTCAGAATCCCTATCAAATGGGGTACCTCGGAGTCGACGCGGGAGTCCGCGCCCTCAAGGGCGAAGATTTCGGCGGAAAGACGATCGACACCGGCGTAACGGTGGCGACCCTGGAAAACCTCTCTTCGATCAAGTAA